The DNA window GCACGGGCTGCCGATCCGGCCGCGTGCCGGGCATCAGTTCGAGCTCTGCGTCTATACCGATGATGTCGACGCGGCCATCGACGAGCTGCGGGACCGGGGTGTTCCGGTGCTGGTGGAACCCGCTGATCAGCCGTGGGGTGAGCGGATGGCCTACGTCGCCGATCCGGACGGCCATCCGGTGATGATCTGCCGCTAAGCGCCTGGCCAAAGGTTCTGTCCGTAACCCTCGGGGAGCCACGGTGAGGTCCAGGGTGCTGTGGTGGTGAGGTTGTCGGCGTCGGTGCGGTAGCGAAAGAACGCGTGGGCTTGGCGGACGCGGTCGGCCATCGTGGCGGGTGCGGTGTTCGCGATCTTGCGTTTCAGGGCTGCCCAGATTCGTTCGACCGGGTTGTCCTGAGGGCTGTATTTGGCGCCTTCGATCACCTGCAGGCGTGGGTGTTCGGTCAGCCAGCGTTTCGTGATGCCGCTGTGGTGGGTGGTGCCGTTGTCGCAGATCACGGCCACCACGGGTGCGTCTGGGTAGGCGTCGAGCAGTTGTTGCAGGAAGTAGCAGAACACCACGGAGACGTTCTTGACGCTGACGTGGTGATGCCAGGTGCCGGTGGCCAGGTTGATCGCGCCGTGCATGGTGCGGCGCAGGTTGGTGCCGGGAGTCAGGATCCGGTGGCGGATCCCGGCCGGCATCCAGCAGGCGCGGATGCGAGGCAGCAGGTCGAGGTGGGTTTCGTCTTCTGCGAGGACGACTGACCCTGCCGGAAGGGCGGCGATGCGGTCGCGGATGTCCGCGCATTTCTGATCGTGGTCGGGGTCGCTTTTGGCGATCAGCCGGGGCCGGCACCAGCGGGCTTGTTCGCGGATGCGGCGGCGCAGCGTGGACAGGCTGAGCTGTGGGCGGCCCAGAGCACGCCAGAGCCGGGCTGTGGTCCAGGCCTTCGGAGTCAGGAGCAGCCGGTGGATGCGTTCGCCGAGGCGGCGGCTGCCTTTGCGGGGTCGTCCGCTGCGAGGCCGGTCGGGTAGCCCGGCCAAACCTTCGTGCTGGTGTCGGGCGATCCATCGCCGGACGGTGGCGGGGTCGTAGTGCAGCAGATCGGCGATCTCGCTAGCCGGCCAGCCTGCGGCGGACAGCACGACGATGACCATGCGGGTCGCCGTCCGCCACGGGCCGTGCAGGGCGGTAATCAGTTCGGTGTGTTGCTCGGCCGGCATCCGGGCGTAGATGTGCGCAGGGCGCATACTGGTCGTGACCTCGTCGGGGGTTTCGGTCTTGTGTGGAAACCTGATCCGAACCCACGACGAGGTTTTTCTGTCGCTATGTACCTCTAACTGAGCAAGTCCCAGCCGAGACCGTTACGCGCAGAACCTTTGCTCACGCGCTTAGCTTCTCGGGGAAGCGGTGTCTCCGTTGAGTGGGTGGCATGCGGTACGTGATCGTCGGCTGCGGGAACGCCGGGATGGAACCGGCTCCGCGCTGGACGTCGGCCGGGCACACCGTCGTCGGGACCACTTGACGGTCATATTGACCACTCGTGTCGACGGTTCGCGTTGACTGCTTCATGTTGACGTTCGTATTGACGGGCGCCATCGGGAGTCAACCATCCGTGACGTAAAGATGAGCGGCCGGCGGGGCCGGCCGCTATCTTGCCGACATGGTGGATGCGCGCGAGCGATTCGTTACCTCTGGTCCGCTTCGGATCTGGACCGAGCAAGTCGGCGATCCGGAACGTCCCGCTGTCTTAATGATTATGGGACAGGCTGCTCAGAGCGTCATGTGCCCGGACGCGCTGGTGGAGCGGCTTCTCCAGCGAGGGGTCCAGGTGATCCGTTTCGATCATCGGGACACCGGCCGGTCGAGTGTTGTGGACTTCGATGTTCACCCGTACACGATCGGAGACATGGCCCGTGACTGCCTCGCCGTGCTGGATGGTCACGGGCTGGCTTCCGCCCACATCGCCGGGGCCTCCCTGGGCGGGGTGATCGCACAGTGGCTGGCCGTGCACGCGCCGGATCGGGTCCGGTCTCTGACGGTGATGTCCAGTACGCCGATGGGGCACGATCCGAGCCCCGCACGCGCGCGGGCGCAGGCCGGTCAGCCGGCCGACCCGGATGATCTGCCGCCGCCGGCGCCGGAGTTCCTCGCGCATGTGGCCGCCGGGCTGCCTCGCGGCGTGGAGTCCGATGTGGCGTTGTTCCGGGTCTTCAACGGGCCGGTCCGCCCGTTCGACGAGCCGGCCGCTCGGGCGCAGCTGGAGCTGGCACTGTCCCGGGCGACCGACCCGGCGGCTGCCGCGAACCATGAGCGGGCGGCGTACCGGGACGACCCCAGCCTGCTCGCCTCGCTGACGTCGATCACCGCGCCGACCTCGATCGTGCACGGCGACTGTGATCCGCTGCTGCCGCTTGCGCACGGCGAGGCGGTGGCAGCCGCGATTCCGGGTGCTGTGTTGCACATCGTGCCCGGGATGGGTCACGTCATGACGTCACCCGGCCTGCCCGAGGAAGTCGCCGACGTGATCCGGCTGTGATTCGTCGGCGACCCATCAACGATCGGGATCACCATGAATTGACGTAGCGCGCGCAGGCCGTCTCGCGAGATCCCTTCGATGACGGGTCACTGATCGCCGACAATGACGGATTGGTACGGGTGCATGCGAATTTTGTACCCTATCCGCCTATGGACGATGCCACGCCGTTTTACCGACAGCCAAGCCGCACCTCCGTTCTCGGACGTCACCGCGACCGAGTGCTCGATCTCCCCGCCGACCCGGAGGCGCTCGGCGCGATCGTGCGCGGGCTGCTGATTCATGACCACACGGCGGCCGTCCAAGGCCTGCGGTTCTCCGCCGAGCGCATGTCGCACCGGGAAGCCGTCGGCGCCGGCGCGATCCTGGACAACGTGATCAGCATCGATCCGGCGCCCTTGGATCGTGAGCGGCCCGTCGAGCGGAGGATGTTCGGCTTCTGCTATCACTTCGCGCTGCTGCACTGCGCCCTGTTGCGCGCAACGGGCACACCGGCCCGAATCCGATGCGGCTTCGCCGGCTACTTCGCGGCGCAGCGCTGGATCGACCACTGGGTGGTCGAGTACTGGGATGGTTCCGGCTGGACGCTGACGGATCCTCAAACCGGGCGGAGCAACTGGTCCGGTGACGACTTCCAGGACGGTGTCACCGCGTGGAAACTCTGTCGCGACGGAGCTTCGCAACCGGCTGCCTACGGTAACGGCGAGCTGTGGGGCTGGGACGAGCTCAGGGGCAGTCTGATCAACGACGTTGGCGCCCTCAGCAAAGTCGAGGTCGCCGGCTGGTATTGGTGTGACCGCCTCCGGGTGGAGCCGCTCGACCAGCCGCATGATGAACTCGACCAGTCACTCGACAGCCTCGCGCATCTCGCGGCCGCCGCAGGGTCGGTCGACGAGCTGGTGAACTGCTTCGACCTGTACCCGGAGTTCCGGCCGCCGGCAGGCGCTGTCGCGCGATAGCACCCGTTGCGTCGGCCCGCTGATCGGTACCGCCTGCGTCCACACGTCTTCCTCGCCGACGGACGGGAGTCGAGGCCGTGCCGGCTGGGGAGGGTTGTGTTGGTGGGGGAGCGGCGACGGTCCGCATCGGTGCCGTCGCCGCCTCCGTGCAGGGCACGGTCCCCGGGGGCAGGGGAGTGCCCTCATAGATCAAGACGTGTCGGGGCGCTGGAATGTTGCACGGGATCGTCAACTGATTGCGCCGACCTGCTTCACGTGGCGCAGCAGCGGGGCTGACTCGACGCGCTCCACGCCGTCGAGGGAGCCGATCTTCTCGGTCAGGTAGCGGTAGAACTCGGCCATGTCGCGGCACACCACTGTGGCGTTGAGGTTCGTCGGGCCGGTGGTGGCGGCCGCGAACACGATTTCCTCGTGTGATGCCAGCGCGGCGCCGGCCGCTGCGAGCCGGGACGGGGCCACCGACAGCCAGAGCATCACCCGGCCGCGGTAGCCGAGCGCGTCCGGGTCGATCTCGACGTCGCAGAAGAGGGCGCCGGCGTGGAGCAGATCGCGGAGCCGCCGGCGGACGGTCGACTCGGGCCAGCCGGTAGCGGCCGCCAGTTCGGTGTAGCCCATCCGGCCGTCGCGGGCCAGCGCGTCGATCAGCCGGTCGTCAGCGCTGGTCAGTCGCGCCGCGCCGGTCGGCGCGGTGGGGGCCGGCTGCCAGTCCGGGGTCAGGGCGGTGATCTGTTCGGCGGTCAAGGGCTGGTCCCGGCGGTCGGCTCCGGTGGCGCCGCCGGCGAACTGGTGGATCAGGCAGTGGGCCGTCACCGAGACCAGCCGGGGTGTGCGGGGCAGTTTTTCCAGGAGCAGCGACTCCCAGTCGGCGGCGGCCGGTACCCGTACGCTGCAGGAGATCTCGGTGCCGCCGCTCGTCAGACTGACCCAGACGGTGTCCCGGCGGCGCGCCAGCGCCTCGGCGATCTTGACCGCCGCGTCCGGGGCCGTGCGCAGCCGGATGGTCCACATCTCCTGGCCGAGCGTGAGCGGGTTCGGCAGGGCCACCACACGCAGGCCGGCCTCGGCGCGCAGCCTGCGGTAACGCCGCGCGACTGTCTGGTCGGAGACGCCGAGGACCGCGCCGATCTCCCGGTAGCCGGCTCTGCCGTTGATCCGCAGCGCGTAGATCACCTGGCGATCCAGGACGTCGATTTCCACTTCTCATTTCTACCTCGGTGTCGAGATCCGCCGGATGAACCGATGTGGTTCTTTCGGATCGTCGTTCGGCGGGGAGAGTGGTTCGCATGCGCAAATGGTCACCGCTCGTTGCCGTCTGTCTCGGCACGTTTCTCCTCCTCGTCGACGTCACCGTCGTCGTGGTCGCCCTGCCGGACATCGCCACCAGCCTCGGCGCCGGCACCGACGACCTTCAATGGGTCCTCGACGGGTACGCCCTGGCGCTCGCCGCGCTGCTGCTCGGCGCCGGGTCGCTCGCCGATCGGTACGGGCGCCGCCGCACGTACCTGATCGGGCTCGGCATCTTCGCCGCCTCGTCGGTGCTCTGTGCGCTCGCGCCGGACGCCACCACCCTGATCGGCGCACGGATTTTGCAGGGTGCGGGCGGCGCGGCCATGTTCGCGACGACGGCCGCCCTGCTCAACGTGACCTATCACGGCCGTGACCGGGGTGTCGCGTTCGGTGTGTGGGGAGCCGTCAACGGCGCTGCCGCGGCGGCCGGGCCGATCGCCGGCGGGCTGCTCACCGAGCATCTCGGCTGGCACTGGATCTTCCTGATCAACCTGCCGGTCTGTGCCGCCGCCGCGTGGTTCACGCTGCGGGGCGTCACCGAGTCGCGGGCGCCGTGGGGTGGGCGGTTCGACATTCCCGGCACGGTGACGTTCACGCTGGCGGCGGGGGCCATCACGTACGGGCTGATCTCGGCCTCGTCGTCGGGCTGGAGCGCCGGGGTGACGGTGGGGTCGTTCGTGCTCGGGTTCGCCGGGCTCGTGCTGTTCCTGCTGGCCGAGCGGCGGTCCGACCACCCGATGCTGGATCTGGGGCTGTTCCGGCGGGCGCCGTTCGCGTCGCTGATCGCGGCGGCGTTCCTCACCCAGGCGGCGGCGTTCTCGGTGATGCCGTACACGACCGTCTGGCTCCAGCAGTTCCTCGGGCACGGCCCGGTCGACGCCGGTCTGCTGGGTGCGCTGCCGATGAGCCTCGCGTCGCTGGTCGTCGGTGTGTTCGCGGGGCGGGGGCTGCAGCGGGTGCCCGCTCGGTGGACGGTCGGCGGCGGTCTGCTGCTGGTCGCGGCCGGGGACCTGCTGCAGATGCGGGTGTCGGCGTCCAGCGGTGGCGGGGTGCTGATCCCGGGGCTGATCCTTGTCGGACTCGGGATCGGGATGGTGCTGCCGACGCTGTCGTCCGCGGTGCTCGGTGAGGTGCCCCGGGAGCGCAGCGGGATGGCCGGTGGGGCGTTGAACGCGTTCCGGCAGCTGGGGTTCGCGTTCGGGGTCGCGGTGCTGGGGACCGTGGTGCAGGGGCGGACCGACTTCGCGGCCGGGCTGGACGCGGCGATGCTGGTGTCGGCGCTGCTGGCGGCGGCCGGGGGCCTGATCGTGCTGGTCTTCTGCCGGCACCGCACGCCGGTCGAGGCGGTCAGCGCGCCGGTGTAGCCGGTAGCCGGGCGGCCGCCGGCCCGCCGGCGCAGCGGGCGGCCGGTCGCCCGTCGGGACACGCGGCGGTCCGGTCAGCCGGTCAGCGGGTCAGGACCCGGGCCACTATCGCGCGGATCTCCTCGACCGGGACCGGGGTCGTCGCCAGGATCTTGTGCATCACCAGGCCCTCGATCAGCGCGTCCACCCCGCGGGCCGTCACCGGGTCGACGAAGCGTTCCAGCACCGACCGGCTGGTGCGCATCCAGGTCTCGGTGACGTCCCGCAGGGCCGGGTCACGCAGGGCCGCCAGGTAGAGCTCGTAGGCGAACGCCCAGTCGTCCTGGTCGGCGCCCGCGTCGCCGGAGATCAGCCGGGTGACCGCGTCGATCAGCTGCTCGTGCGTGGTCACCTCGTCGAAGTGGGCCGCGTAGGTCACCGACATCCGCTCGGCGTGCTTGCGGAACGCCTGGGCGCGCAGGTCGTCGAGCCCGGTGAAGTGGTAGGTGAGCGAGCCCAGCGGCACGTCGGCCTCGGCCGCGATCAGCCGGTGGGTGGTGCCGGCGACGCCGTGCCGGGCGATCACCCGGATCGCGGCGTCCACGATCCGGTCCTTGCGGTCCGGATCATGCCGCCGGGCCCGCCGATGCTGATCGTCAGACCGCCGCTGATCATCCGGGTGACGGGAGTCCGCGGGACCACGGGAGTCCGCGGGACCACGGGAGTCCGCGGGACCACGGGAGTCCGCGGGACCACGCAAGGGGGCAGAAGAGGAAGCAGGCTCGTCCTCCGGGCGACCGCTCTGACGCACGACGCCGTCGGCGCGCGTCGGGTTCACAGGTCGCGGATGACGCGCGCCGGCGAACCGACCGCGACCACGTTCGGCGGCAGGTCCTTCACGACCACCGACCCCGCGCCCACCACGGTGTTCTCGCCGATCGTCACGCCCGGG is part of the Actinoplanes missouriensis 431 genome and encodes:
- a CDS encoding IS630 family transposase, giving the protein MRPAHIYARMPAEQHTELITALHGPWRTATRMVIVVLSAAGWPASEIADLLHYDPATVRRWIARHQHEGLAGLPDRPRSGRPRKGSRRLGERIHRLLLTPKAWTTARLWRALGRPQLSLSTLRRRIREQARWCRPRLIAKSDPDHDQKCADIRDRIAALPAGSVVLAEDETHLDLLPRIRACWMPAGIRHRILTPGTNLRRTMHGAINLATGTWHHHVSVKNVSVVFCYFLQQLLDAYPDAPVVAVICDNGTTHHSGITKRWLTEHPRLQVIEGAKYSPQDNPVERIWAALKRKIANTAPATMADRVRQAHAFFRYRTDADNLTTTAPWTSPWLPEGYGQNLWPGA
- a CDS encoding TetR/AcrR family transcriptional regulator; the protein is MDAAIRVIARHGVAGTTHRLIAAEADVPLGSLTYHFTGLDDLRAQAFRKHAERMSVTYAAHFDEVTTHEQLIDAVTRLISGDAGADQDDWAFAYELYLAALRDPALRDVTETWMRTSRSVLERFVDPVTARGVDALIEGLVMHKILATTPVPVEEIRAIVARVLTR
- a CDS encoding transglutaminase-like domain-containing protein → MDDATPFYRQPSRTSVLGRHRDRVLDLPADPEALGAIVRGLLIHDHTAAVQGLRFSAERMSHREAVGAGAILDNVISIDPAPLDRERPVERRMFGFCYHFALLHCALLRATGTPARIRCGFAGYFAAQRWIDHWVVEYWDGSGWTLTDPQTGRSNWSGDDFQDGVTAWKLCRDGASQPAAYGNGELWGWDELRGSLINDVGALSKVEVAGWYWCDRLRVEPLDQPHDELDQSLDSLAHLAAAAGSVDELVNCFDLYPEFRPPAGAVAR
- a CDS encoding VOC family protein, whose translation is MAVFRDAHPIVYVEDVNASLGFYRDLLGFTETYRFDDFVSLQLGTSAISVVQVTGGQDGSHGLPIRPRAGHQFELCVYTDDVDAAIDELRDRGVPVLVEPADQPWGERMAYVADPDGHPVMICR
- a CDS encoding alpha/beta fold hydrolase, coding for MVDARERFVTSGPLRIWTEQVGDPERPAVLMIMGQAAQSVMCPDALVERLLQRGVQVIRFDHRDTGRSSVVDFDVHPYTIGDMARDCLAVLDGHGLASAHIAGASLGGVIAQWLAVHAPDRVRSLTVMSSTPMGHDPSPARARAQAGQPADPDDLPPPAPEFLAHVAAGLPRGVESDVALFRVFNGPVRPFDEPAARAQLELALSRATDPAAAANHERAAYRDDPSLLASLTSITAPTSIVHGDCDPLLPLAHGEAVAAAIPGAVLHIVPGMGHVMTSPGLPEEVADVIRL
- a CDS encoding Lrp/AsnC family transcriptional regulator, translated to MEIDVLDRQVIYALRINGRAGYREIGAVLGVSDQTVARRYRRLRAEAGLRVVALPNPLTLGQEMWTIRLRTAPDAAVKIAEALARRRDTVWVSLTSGGTEISCSVRVPAAADWESLLLEKLPRTPRLVSVTAHCLIHQFAGGATGADRRDQPLTAEQITALTPDWQPAPTAPTGAARLTSADDRLIDALARDGRMGYTELAAATGWPESTVRRRLRDLLHAGALFCDVEIDPDALGYRGRVMLWLSVAPSRLAAAGAALASHEEIVFAAATTGPTNLNATVVCRDMAEFYRYLTEKIGSLDGVERVESAPLLRHVKQVGAIS
- a CDS encoding MFS transporter, coding for MRKWSPLVAVCLGTFLLLVDVTVVVVALPDIATSLGAGTDDLQWVLDGYALALAALLLGAGSLADRYGRRRTYLIGLGIFAASSVLCALAPDATTLIGARILQGAGGAAMFATTAALLNVTYHGRDRGVAFGVWGAVNGAAAAAGPIAGGLLTEHLGWHWIFLINLPVCAAAAWFTLRGVTESRAPWGGRFDIPGTVTFTLAAGAITYGLISASSSGWSAGVTVGSFVLGFAGLVLFLLAERRSDHPMLDLGLFRRAPFASLIAAAFLTQAAAFSVMPYTTVWLQQFLGHGPVDAGLLGALPMSLASLVVGVFAGRGLQRVPARWTVGGGLLLVAAGDLLQMRVSASSGGGVLIPGLILVGLGIGMVLPTLSSAVLGEVPRERSGMAGGALNAFRQLGFAFGVAVLGTVVQGRTDFAAGLDAAMLVSALLAAAGGLIVLVFCRHRTPVEAVSAPV